In a genomic window of Aphanothece sacrum FPU1:
- a CDS encoding TRAP transporter substrate-binding protein, whose amino-acid sequence MKRRSIIKTVSQSAIAATGVAIVGGCQKTAQTSEKITNLPNIQWEMATSWPPSLETIFGGAQVLAERVAALTGGKFKITPRSAGEIAPALEVLNVVSQGAVQCGHTASYYYIGKSPSLAFGTCLPFGLTAQQQNAWLYEGGGLKKLQEIYASKFNVIQFPCGNTGTQMGGWFRKEVATLNDLKGLKMRIPGLGGQVMSKLGVTVQTLPGGEIFQALQTGAIDAAEWVGPYDDEKLGLNKVAKYYYYPGWWEPGATLELQVNLTEWNKLPPPYQAAITTAAYESNVTMLARYDALNNEALERLLASGTQVRPYSQDILTAAEKASFALYDEFAVKDADFKAVYDQWKQFRTRIYAWHKLNEGSFTNFVYSQLK is encoded by the coding sequence ATGAAACGTCGTTCAATTATTAAAACCGTTTCCCAAAGCGCGATCGCCGCTACTGGAGTTGCTATTGTAGGTGGATGTCAAAAAACTGCCCAAACTTCCGAAAAAATAACGAATTTACCCAATATACAATGGGAAATGGCCACCAGTTGGCCCCCTTCCCTAGAAACCATTTTTGGTGGCGCACAAGTATTAGCCGAAAGAGTAGCTGCCCTAACTGGCGGTAAATTTAAGATAACACCCCGTTCTGCTGGAGAAATAGCCCCCGCCTTAGAAGTGCTTAACGTCGTGTCTCAAGGGGCGGTTCAATGCGGTCACACAGCCTCTTATTACTATATAGGCAAAAGTCCATCCTTGGCCTTTGGTACCTGCTTACCCTTTGGCTTGACAGCGCAACAACAAAATGCTTGGCTTTATGAAGGGGGAGGATTAAAAAAATTACAAGAAATATACGCCAGCAAATTCAACGTGATACAATTTCCTTGTGGTAATACGGGAACTCAGATGGGAGGATGGTTTCGTAAAGAAGTTGCCACCCTCAACGATCTCAAAGGCTTAAAAATGCGAATTCCCGGCTTAGGTGGTCAAGTCATGTCTAAACTCGGTGTCACCGTACAAACCTTACCCGGAGGAGAAATTTTCCAAGCCTTACAAACTGGTGCCATTGATGCAGCAGAATGGGTTGGCCCCTATGATGACGAGAAATTAGGCCTCAACAAAGTCGCCAAATATTATTACTATCCGGGTTGGTGGGAACCTGGAGCTACCTTAGAATTACAGGTTAATTTGACGGAGTGGAATAAACTACCCCCCCCATATCAAGCCGCCATTACCACCGCCGCTTATGAATCTAATGTTACCATGTTAGCACGTTATGATGCTCTTAATAATGAAGCCCTGGAACGTCTTTTAGCCAGTGGAACTCAAGTACGTCCCTATAGTCAGGACATCCTAACCGCAGCCGAAAAAGCTTCGTTTGCCTTGTATGATGAATTTGCGGTCAAAGATGCTGATTTTAAGGCAGTTTATGACCAGTGGAAACAGTTTCGTACTCGCATCTATGCTTGGCATAAACTCAATGAAGGAAGTTTTACCAATTTTGTCTATTCACAGCTTAAGTAA
- a CDS encoding CU044_2847 family protein, with amino-acid sequence MLKVAAKSGIPYVTEGSGESHIKITVECSFPQTPENQQ; translated from the coding sequence ATGCTAAAAGTAGCAGCTAAATCAGGAATTCCTTATGTAACTGAAGGGTCAGGAGAAAGTCATATTAAAATTACTGTTGAATGTTCTTTTCCTCAAACTCCAGAAAATCAACAATAA
- a CDS encoding APC family permease has protein sequence MVLPIVSPKPNRPRLIRWLLRENQASHHGKHPQYHWWQVMCLTGVDYFSTLGYQPGIAALAAGALSPLATLILVLVTLFGALPIYRRVAALSPHGEGSIAMLEHLLPWWQGKLFVLCLLGFVATDFIITITLSAADATAHIIENPFVHNLLQFQAVPITLILVSLLGAVFLKGFQEAIGIAVFLVGIYLFLNLIVIGVGIAQIVNHPETLSNWQTSLLEYHGNPLLMVGIALLLFPKLALGLSGFETGVAVMPLVKGKNTDTEKHPQQRIFNTHKLLATAAIIMSFFLLTSSVVTTVLIKAEEFQSGGKANGRALAYLAHTYLGEFFGTIYDLSTIAILWFAGASAMAGLLNIVPRYLPRYGMAPTWTLATRPLVLVYTAIAFIITLIFQANVEAQGGAYATGVLVLMSSAAFAVTLSSRSARSFKATLAFSIITLVFIYTTITNIIERPEGIRIAAFFIGAIIITSLVSRVWRSTELRVDGVTLDKTASGFIQQDSETVIRVIANRRNLGDELEYSLKEKQVREDHHIPATDALIFLEIQVADPSEFTEKLYVTGVTVGNYRILRTNSAAVPNAIAAILLCIREQTGKPPHAYFGWVEGNPIQYLMRFMLFGEGDIAVVTREVLRKAERNPEWRPAIHVGG, from the coding sequence ATGGTTCTCCCCATTGTCTCCCCAAAACCTAATCGTCCAAGACTTATCCGTTGGTTGTTAAGGGAAAATCAAGCTTCTCACCACGGAAAACATCCCCAATATCATTGGTGGCAGGTCATGTGTTTAACTGGGGTAGATTATTTTTCTACTTTGGGGTATCAACCAGGAATAGCTGCTTTAGCTGCTGGGGCTTTATCTCCTCTAGCTACCTTAATTTTAGTCTTAGTTACCCTTTTTGGAGCATTGCCTATATATCGACGGGTAGCAGCCCTCAGCCCTCACGGAGAAGGTTCAATTGCTATGTTAGAACATCTTTTACCTTGGTGGCAAGGGAAACTCTTTGTTCTATGTTTATTGGGGTTTGTAGCAACAGATTTTATTATTACTATTACTTTATCAGCCGCCGATGCAACTGCCCATATTATTGAAAATCCTTTCGTTCACAATCTGTTACAATTTCAAGCAGTTCCTATCACCCTAATTTTGGTTTCTTTATTGGGGGCCGTATTCTTAAAAGGGTTTCAAGAAGCTATTGGAATTGCTGTTTTCTTGGTCGGTATTTATCTATTTTTAAATTTAATTGTCATCGGTGTTGGTATTGCTCAAATTGTTAATCATCCTGAAACATTAAGTAATTGGCAAACCTCTCTGTTAGAATATCATGGTAATCCATTATTAATGGTAGGCATTGCCTTATTACTGTTTCCAAAACTAGCATTAGGATTATCTGGCTTTGAGACAGGAGTAGCGGTAATGCCCCTAGTAAAAGGGAAAAATACAGATACAGAAAAACATCCTCAACAACGTATTTTTAACACCCATAAACTCTTGGCAACTGCAGCCATTATTATGAGTTTTTTCCTACTTACAAGCAGTGTTGTTACCACCGTATTAATTAAAGCAGAAGAATTTCAAAGCGGTGGTAAAGCCAATGGTAGGGCTTTAGCTTATTTAGCTCATACTTATTTAGGAGAGTTTTTTGGCACCATATACGATCTTAGCACCATTGCCATTCTTTGGTTTGCTGGAGCGTCAGCTATGGCAGGTTTATTAAACATTGTACCGCGTTATTTGCCCCGTTATGGCATGGCACCCACTTGGACATTAGCTACCCGACCATTAGTCTTAGTTTATACAGCAATTGCCTTTATTATTACCCTCATTTTCCAAGCGAATGTAGAAGCACAAGGAGGGGCCTATGCAACTGGGGTATTAGTGTTAATGAGTTCAGCAGCATTTGCTGTTACATTATCTTCTCGTTCGGCCAGATCTTTTAAAGCTACATTAGCCTTTAGTATCATTACCTTGGTATTTATTTATACCACCATTACTAATATTATAGAACGACCCGAAGGAATTCGCATTGCGGCCTTTTTTATTGGGGCAATTATTATTACTTCCTTAGTTTCGAGAGTATGGCGTTCTACAGAATTACGGGTTGATGGTGTTACTTTAGATAAAACTGCATCTGGTTTTATTCAACAAGACAGTGAAACAGTTATTAGAGTTATTGCTAACCGAAGAAATTTAGGGGATGAATTAGAATATTCTCTCAAAGAAAAACAGGTACGCGAAGATCATCACATTCCGGCCACAGATGCTCTTATTTTCTTAGAAATTCAAGTAGCTGATCCCTCTGAATTTACAGAAAAGCTTTATGTGACGGGAGTTACAGTAGGTAATTATCGTATTTTACGGACAAATAGTGCTGCAGTTCCTAATGCGATCGCAGCTATTTTATTGTGTATTAGAGAGCAAACAGGTAAACCCCCTCACGCTTATTTTGGTTGGGTAGAAGGCAACCCCATTCAATACTTAATGCGGTTTATGTTATTTGGAGAAGGAGATATTGCGGTTGTCACCCGTGAAGTATTAAGAAAAGCGGAGAGAAACCCCGAATGGCGGCCAGCAATTCATGTAGGTGGTTAA